In Sphingomonas sp. LR60, the following are encoded in one genomic region:
- the ftsZ gene encoding cell division protein FtsZ gives MSIEFITPDLDDLTPRITVIGVGGAGGNAIANMMRADVQGVNFLVANTDAQALKQSEAEQKIQLGAKITQGLGAGSRPEIGRAAAEETIEELGRLLEGSHMCFIAAGMGGGTGTGAAPVIAKTARDMGILTVGVVTKPFSFEGNRRSKSADAGIEELQKFVDTLIVIPNQNLFLVANANTTFKQAFEMADEVLQQGVRGITDLMVMPGLINLDFADVRSVMQEMGKAMMGTGEAEGDDRALIAAQKAIANPLLDGVSMQGAKGVIVSITGGDDMRLLEVDEAANHIRELVDPDANIIWGSAFNPELEGKIRVSVVATGIESIGQATAPAAASAPSEPPRTFSFSAPRRTDAAPAPAAAAPAAVSAAQPVAYEPTPAVPPQQPSGAAAGAMAEGVPPANGGTGIDPSPAHPAEDELVLGAESLMPATPPAGDPQRRRFLSPGTEEETPAPAQPRVKLGGTLFERMQNATRNAGGRAVEDDGREPGDLPRFLHRQNNQ, from the coding sequence ATGAGCATCGAATTCATCACGCCCGATCTCGACGATCTGACCCCGCGGATCACCGTGATCGGCGTCGGCGGTGCCGGCGGCAACGCGATCGCCAATATGATGCGGGCGGACGTGCAGGGCGTGAACTTCCTGGTCGCGAACACCGACGCGCAGGCGCTCAAGCAGTCGGAAGCGGAGCAGAAGATCCAGCTCGGCGCGAAGATCACGCAGGGGCTTGGCGCGGGCAGCCGTCCCGAAATCGGACGCGCCGCGGCCGAGGAGACGATCGAGGAGCTGGGTCGGCTGCTCGAGGGCAGCCACATGTGCTTCATCGCCGCGGGCATGGGCGGCGGCACCGGAACCGGCGCGGCCCCGGTCATCGCCAAGACGGCGCGCGACATGGGCATCCTGACGGTCGGCGTCGTGACCAAGCCGTTCAGCTTCGAGGGCAATCGCCGCTCGAAGTCGGCCGACGCGGGCATCGAGGAACTGCAGAAGTTCGTCGACACGCTGATCGTGATCCCGAACCAGAACCTGTTCCTGGTCGCCAACGCCAACACCACGTTCAAGCAGGCGTTCGAGATGGCGGACGAGGTGCTCCAGCAGGGCGTCCGCGGCATCACCGACCTGATGGTCATGCCGGGCCTCATCAACCTCGACTTCGCCGACGTCCGGTCGGTGATGCAGGAAATGGGCAAGGCGATGATGGGCACCGGCGAGGCGGAAGGCGACGACCGCGCGTTGATCGCGGCGCAGAAGGCGATCGCCAACCCGCTGCTCGACGGCGTGTCGATGCAGGGCGCCAAGGGCGTGATCGTCTCGATCACCGGCGGTGACGACATGCGCCTGCTCGAGGTCGACGAGGCTGCGAACCACATCCGCGAGCTGGTCGATCCCGATGCGAACATCATCTGGGGTTCGGCGTTCAACCCGGAGCTGGAAGGCAAGATCCGCGTCTCGGTGGTTGCGACCGGTATAGAGAGTATCGGTCAGGCGACCGCACCAGCCGCCGCCAGCGCGCCTTCCGAGCCGCCGCGTACCTTCAGCTTCTCCGCGCCGCGTCGCACCGATGCCGCCCCTGCGCCGGCCGCCGCCGCGCCGGCCGCGGTCTCCGCAGCGCAGCCGGTCGCCTACGAGCCGACGCCGGCCGTCCCGCCGCAGCAGCCGAGCGGTGCCGCCGCTGGTGCGATGGCCGAGGGTGTGCCGCCGGCCAATGGCGGGACAGGAATCGATCCATCGCCGGCGCATCCGGCCGAGGACGAATTGGTGCTGGGTGCCGAATCGCTGATGCCCGCCACGCCGCCGGCGGGTGACCCGCAGCGTCGCCGCTTCCTGTCGCCGGGCACCGAGGAGGAAACTCCCGCCCCCGCGCAGCCCCGCGTCAAGCTGGGTGGCACGCTGTTCGAGCGGATGCAGAACGCGACCCGCAACGCCGGTGGCCGCGCGGTCGAGGACGACGGGCGCGAGCCGGGCGACCTGCCGCGCTTCCTGCACCGCCAGAACAACCAGTAA